TTAATTATTTACCATTTTATTGGTAAAATGAAATTAGTATAAGTTTAATTACTAccccattttattgatgaggaaattgaagtttaaggagattaaataattttttcaagagCACAGCGTGATGTCAAGACCAATCAGTTATGTTCTTGGTTCTCAAGTTAGAATCCAGTGAGAGTTTTCTCCACTATGATCCCAGTAACCCAAACCTGGGACCCCTTTACTGGAATGAACGACACTGCCAGAGAATCTTTAAAAGTGATCAAAAGAGACATGCAACTATATaacaaagtttatttttctatttcttgattcctttcaaacatttgacaaaataaaattctttttttggcCAGAAAATGTGAATAGCACTCTAACCTTTGTCACTATGAGTGGGGAACTGAAGGCCAGAAAAGAAGAGGATGGTATTGTCCTGGACCTGCCTCTTTATCCAGCCCATCCCCAggtcagctttttaaaattattgccaCACACTGTATACAACGTGCCCGTTTTACaatgattttgtcttttttcctgatCTAGAAATTGCATGAAGTGAAGGACTTGATAAAGGTTCGTGAAAAAGAGTCAAACTTGAGCCGTGGGATTTGATCATCTGTTATTGTTTGAACAAAGATTTGTTGTATTTGATCTCAAATATAGACCTTCTACCAATGTAAGTGTTCTAGTTTAAGCTTGGGTGAATACTGCATGGTGCCTTTGAGGTCTGAATTTTAATGTTGAATCTATTTGGTGAAaaggttgaccagttttccctaaCTCTTCATTATTTGATTAGCCTCCATggaaagagggggaggggagagtgccATGTGGCAGGCtgagagtgaaagaaaagaatagaaacagCCTGGCAGCAGTCTGTGTCCTGATCTCTTCAGTGGAGAATAAGGCTGAGATGACGAGACTGTGCTTTGATGCAAGAGAACAGAAAAGCAAGGGTACTGCAATAGAGAAGACAAGATATATAGCAGCCTCCTCAAAGGGTCTGTGTGGGGATGGGGCTTAATGAtaaggatgatgatgatgataaagaaCATTTTGAGAGTCTCTTCTGTGCGGTACCATGCATTttaatgcattatttcatttaattctcactgtCACTCAGGGCAGTAGGCACTACAGTTGTCTTGTGGAGATTCTAGAAGGCCAGAGCAGCCCTGGATAGCCAGGTGCTTAGGTTTTAGAGGAGGAAGGGCCCAGGTCAGGACCAGGCCAAGGGtgccatgaaaaaaaattattctgaaatggCCTGTTACAGGTAGTATGGGTATTTCTTAGTGAATTTTCAAATACAGCATTTGTTATCTCCTTAGTGTTTTGCTTTAAGTTTTCAAAAGATATAAGCAAGTGTCATGGATTCTACTTTTATACTCAGCTTCACCTACGGGTTGGGTTTTGGGAGACAAGCCAAATTCATAGATGAATTGCTTTAAGTATATTGGCAAAAAACCAGAAAATCTTTGCAGTGGTAGACCTTGTTCATGATAGAAAGAACTTAACCTGTTCTCTCTAAGCCTCAGGGTCAGCATTTGTAAAACGGGAATGATGAAAGGTGTTTATCGTGAGTATtgtcattttgggcttcccaggcggctcagtggaaaagaatatgcctgccagtgcaggagacacaggagataaggGCTCgactcctgggctgggaagatccccatggagtaggaaatggcaacccgctccaatattcttgactgggaaatcccgtggccagaggagcctgacgggctgcattctttgaggtcgcagagttgggtacagctgagcatgcatgcattgtcATTTTGTGTTCCTAGAAACTGGCAATAAGATTCTCAGTAGAGAATTAAACTTTCAAATGGACATAAGAATCCATGCAGAGAAGGGTTGGATGACCCTTCAGAGAGATTGGGAGGCCCAGAGAACAGATGGCATTGGGCTGTAGGAGTTCCCATATCTAGAAGGGGGACATTggtcagcagtggtcacagaggCAGACCTTCCAGGCACTACCCACAGCAGTGTCTTGGCCATGGAACCTAGAGCTTCTCAGCCCCTAAAGAAGATTAGAGAACTTAAAACCACCTAGTGACAATCAGACAACTACCACGTAACTCTAGTCTGTTCTGGTGGCAGCTAGTTGTGGTGCCTAAGGATGACTTGGAGGTGTTTTTGTCCCCTCACAACCTCCCTCAGCACTGCaaaccaataaacaaacaaacatactaTGTCTCAGGTGTGAGCATGGTTATATGCAGTCTTCGGTAAAGGGTGAACCAGGGTGTCTTTGGACAATGTTACTATGTTCTTGATCTGTAGTGTACAGTCTAAGTGAAAACAGCAAGCTTGCCAAGCAGAGCAGCATTGATACGAGTGCCCTAGTCCCCACTTCCAATCATACTGCTGGCCCCGAGTCCTTCTTGTGTAGAATCATCCAGTTACCACTGTAGCTACAGGAACTCTgcatatgttatttcatttaatcctctaaGAAGCAGGCATAAAGTCCCTACCTCTACAGATGGTAGACAGTAGTGATTTAGAGCTTTGACTCCAGGGCTCCTCAGTCCTGGGTCAAAGTGTATGTATGTGACAGAGATATTCTGGGCCTCCCTGAATCTTTTTATCTGTGGGAAAATACCCAATTGAAGGAGTTGTGTGTCGAGTCTCATAGTGACATGTATGAACAAGGCCTCTCTTTGGCTCTCAGAGGCTTAACTCAACCCCTATTAAGGTCCAAGTGTTCCTGAACACCAGGAAACTGGCCTTCTTTGAGAAATACCTTGAATCCTAAAACTGACCTGAAACTCTTGGGACTGGAGATGTTGGGTgtgcctggcacaaagcagaTGTTTGTGAGAGATCGTTCTCCAAGGACTTGACCCAAGATGCACTTCTGAGGAAGTTTTGGTCTGTCTCCATAGACTGCCATAGGTGACACGCTGGTTCAGGATGTTCGCTATTCCCCAGATACCAAAAAGCTCCTGGTCCGGCTCAGTGATACTTACAACAGGTAAATGAGATTTTTGACTTCGTCAGTACTGTGGGGGAAGGCACCAGATTCATAGCTCTGGCTTGATCTGGCTGTCCCATGTTCAGCTGAACCATGATCTACACAGCCAGAGTGATCTGTTCCTGTGCAGGAAGGTTGTAGTTGCTCTTCCTcacttactgctgagccattgaaCAAGCTGTAGCCTGGCCTGCTTTACGGAGTCTGGGGAATGGGTAGTCTGTGGAATGGGTTTGTTCTAATCCATCCTGTTTATGAACAAGGTCATTTCTGGAGAGCCTGACAGTGAACACAGAGAATTTGCTGCAAGTGGAAACCACAGGGAAGGTGAAAGGACTCATTCTCACCCTcaagggagagcctggtgggcagacTCAAGCGTTTGACTTTTACTCCAGATATTTTGCTCCATGGTACGGTGTGGCTGAAGACCCCGTAACAGGTACTTTTTGCCTTGAATCCTGAGGAAAGCTAAacagtggaggaggaggagaactgCTGTTTAAGTGCCCTCCACAATGAGCTTTCAGGTTGTTTGGGTTTTGAGTTGCCTTTGTTTCCCTATCTCCCTTCCCCATCCCTTCACTGAAGTCTCTTGTAAAAAACACAGTGTTAATGAGGCAGTATATAGCAAGGTTTAATTTTAGCATCAGACAGGCTGGCTTTGCGTCCTAGCTTCCTAGCTGTTGACCTTGGGTAAATGACTTaacttttcacagcttttgttcCCTCTCTATAAAATACGGATAATACCTCATAGGCTATGTAAACACGATGCATGTTAAACACAAAACATAATGAGCACAGTACATGGTTAGTGCCCAATAGCTGTTAGGTATTTTAATAATTAACAATAAAACTGGCTCCTTGAGCCAACACTTCTAGAGCTACCTGTTGCAAAATCCAGTGGCCAATGTCCGCTATATTCCCAAAGTCCTTTGCCCTTTTCATTGGCCAGCCTGTGTGATCATTGACTGATTTGGGTTTTGAAGGACCAAGTCCTGGACTGCAGGTGGGAAACAGGGACAGGAATAgtgtttttcttcctcctctcgtcctttgcCAGACCTGCTCACTCAGTGAGTGGAATGGGTTCAGGAACGTAGGAATTTAGGATCTTCCACAGGCCAGAAGCAGAGAGTTGAAATAAAAAGTCGGCAAGAATGTGATGCTTCCTACTTTCATCCTCCTTGATAAAAGTGGGCTGAGCAGTGAAAGGTATGGAATGCTTTTTGGAGGAAGCTGATGGATAAGAAGTTATGAGTGGATTTACACATGCTTGGCTGCTTCCCAAAGATTTTAATTTTCACGGAGGGAAGGTTTTTTCCCCCCTGGAATCATGCTTTTCTAGAGTGGGAAAGCTCTTTGGACAGTGATGGCCAACAGTCTCGGTTTGCTTGAGACTGAAGGACTTCTCAGAGTAGGGATCTTCAGTGATGAAACCAGGACAGCCTCAGGCATACGGGGATGCCTGGGCACCCTGTCCCATAGTATTTAGTACATTTTTCTGAAGGAGAAACCTTTTTCAAACCATCTTTTCCTCTCCCAAATACTTTCCTATCAGTTGTTACTTAgcagtttgtttcttctttttagtatttattctCTGATCTACACCTAGGGCACAATCATGTGAAAAAGTATCTCACTAAAACAAAGCTCTTTTGGCACCAAAAAACTGGGAACGTTGGCTTCATGGAAATTTTGGTCTTTTGTCAGAGTTCCCACCCTTCCTTGTGTGTGCGTCTTAGGAGGAAGGATATGTTTTTCCTTGATAGATATAGACAGATTTACATGAAAGCCTTAATTCTCCTGCCATGGACTGACAAGGAATTGACAAGAATTAAAGCCTGCAGTTTAATTCAGCCTTCAGAAAGTGTAAGATGCAGCAGATATGTCTTTTGAAGAAGCTTATCCATAAATTCTATGTCTTCCTTTCTATTTCCATTCATAATTCCACACTTTGCTGAAGTCATGGCCAACATAATGACTAAGTTGTCTAAGGTTCAGTCAAACTGGATAGCTGATCCTTTATGAATTTAGCAGAGTTGCTCCcgttttctttgggattgtaacatagcttttcacttcttttaagGGTCTGCACATACTGTTCTCAGTAGCTACTGGTCTGAGCAACTGGGGAAGAAAGACTTGCACGGTAGGacagttctttttcaaattaaaaaaaaaaaactgctaaacTTTAAGCTAGTATTCCTTCTCATATATACTATCCACTTGAAGATGTAATAAAATGTTAACtatcaaaaaaaaatgttaactattaCCCTCATGAAAACTAAAGGTTTTGAATTCCTTCACCCTGAATCTTGTGTCAACATCCTCCACCCCAAACATCTTCCACCTCTGTTTCTCCGAAAGCACAGACAAACTTCTAATACAGTTAAGTGCCAAGtaagtatttgctgaataaagTTAACTAGCTGTGTAATTTTGGCCCAGAAAGGTTCTTTATAAGGTGATGAGTTGAGATTGGATGATTACCAGGGTCCCATTATgggattaaataaaacaaatcgCCTTGGAACCAAGTCTCCTAGTGATTAATATATTGCTCAGGACAGAGAAATAGATGGTAGCCAGTGGAGGTTACACAGCTAGTACCACATGCAGAACAGGCTACACAATTAAAGTAGAATTTTGACCTTAGTGGACAGAAGTTCTTACTTAGTGGGATGGTTAAGCATCTGTGACCCTGATTTGGGAATAGCAGGGTGGCTGTTCTCTTTCCATTGTGAGCCTAATTACTTCCCTAAACTCAAGAAACCTGAGGCTGTACTTCACGTTTGCTTGACAAGTGTGGTTGCTTGCTATCCACAATGAATAGGGAACTCCTTTTGTCCTTTCCATACCGCGAAAGACCAAAGACGAAAGATGGGGCCTTCTCTGAAGGGTCCAAGAGCACCGCCTCTTTATCTTTTTAGCTTTTTAGTCCTAGGCTCTATCTTTTCACTTGTGGTTGCTTACTCCTAGACCTAGATGGAGCCAGGGAGGAAGCTACAGTTAGGGTGTGTCTGGGGCATTACAGGAAGTAATAGAGGAAGTAGCTCAGGAAGGGAAGATGTAGAGCTGTGTGCTTTGTGTATCAAATTGCGTTTGTGGCCTCAGTCCTCAGGAGAATTGGGTTGGCTAGGCAATATTATGAACAGATGAAGGAatgcattctttaaaaaattagttaataAGTTTTTATTGAGAACGTTAATTTATTACATTAAATAAGTTTCTCATGTACATTGTATTTCTGCTTCTATACATCCTACAGTGTGCTCActatcaaaaatttattttctatcctTCACCATGCAGTTGATCTCCTTTACGCATTTTGATCCCTCCCATATCACTCTGCCCCTCCCCTTCTGGTAACCActctctgttctctgtgtccatatgtttgtgtttggtttgttcatttattttgttttcatttgtttgaaaGAATGTATTCTTTAAATTGACCTGGGAGGATTGTAGAGCTCGTAATAATCAATCTTTCACTATGTCTTATTAATTAAAGGGGTGAAAATGATCTTGATTTGTGacttgttttatgttttctttagcCTTTCAGTGTTCCAGCCGGGGAGGAGAACTGATAATTTCCCTGCGTTCTGATGGACGAGTTGACATCAAGGGAGGCGCGGCTCTTGTTTTAGAGGGCACTCTGATGGCCTAGACTGCTTGCACTGCGGTGACACAATCTTGAATTACTGAGTATTTTCTgcataaaaagaaatgtaagagacTGCTTTGAATAAGATTGCATTGTAGTCCACTTAATCCTCACCTGAGAAATAGAACAATGAAGACATATTAACGGGGATTTAATAATGCTTCCTGATGAATTAACTAAAGGAGTTTTGGTTCTACCTGTGAACATATTCGAAGTAACCCATATCAAAGAATAATGTTGTCACCTTTAATTGTGACCACCAATCACAGAATGAGGAACACATTTATGAAGAGTAAGATTAAATCATTTAAACTCAGATGTGAGTACCTGATAGACTGTTTTGCAGCCATCAAAAAGACCCAATAGCTATgtggaaatatagaaaaatagttCATAGTATAAtactaagaaagaaaattatagtaGACTATTAAATGTTAGCAATGTTATGCTATGTCTGTGGAGAATAGGAATTTATATGGACAAGAATGGATCATGAAGATAGAAAAGTAAGAGTTTATGTGTGAATGGTAAGGTTGGAGTAATTTTAATGTAcctaaaaaattatttcctttattggAACGTGCTTACATTTAATACCTAAAAATCAGGACGTGTGGCTAAATAACTAAAACGcccagaaattttttaaatgagtgataatgagtgatagagtgataataaaattaaacatggaaAGTAATGTGATATCCTGCCTCTTTCCAAGTTCTTTTCAGGGTGGAAATCTCCCTTACTGTCACGCCTATGTATTCTGCAAGTTAGGTGCCCAGCTGGTATCTGAATTCTCACCCTGTGGGTCAGACCTGCTGCTTAGCAATCTGATGTGGTTGGTAAAAAGCAATTTGCTGTCTCCTGTGCGTAAGACACTGGACTAGAAACTGGCAGGGTAGAGAGCTGGGGGGCAGGATGCAAAGGAGATTAGAGGGGGAGCTTGTAGAACTCTCAAGGGACTCTAACTGGGGAGACCAGGCTCATCCTTTCATGAAAAGATAATGAGCACTTGTACTGGTCTGTGATTAGGGTCTGCCATATGCAGACCCTGACTGCTATGGCGTAGTCAGGGGAGTGTTAAAAAACAGGGTTTTGAAAGATGGGTATGAGCAAAGCTTCAGAGATGAATGAATGTACATAGCCTCTACGTTTTGTCTAGAGTTTCTACATCTTGAAAGTAGTTACATTCTATAGGAGCGGAGATATAAAGGAAAGTAGTTATTAAACTAACAATCCAGTTGAAGAGATAAGACACAAGGACAGAGAAACACATGGACagataaataatattgaaaactattctttttctttttttaaaactaatcttaattttttttttctatagaaaaGACGGGAATCACAGCAATTGTGAGTCATCCCCAGTGTATGAGAAAGGGAGAACTATGGTTATTCAGGTGTGGTTTCCTGGACAAAGAGCATGTGCACTacttgggagcttgttagaaaagcaaattctcaggccctatcccagacccactgaatcagacGCTCTGGAGATGGAGACCAAAATCTagtttttaacaagccctccaggcaaTCCGGGTGTACATTTACGTTTGAGAACCTCTAGTATTCATGGTAATGAATGATAGAGTGGTAATAAAAGTAAACACAGAAAGTAAGGTTAATATCCTGCCTCTTTCCAAGTTCTTTTTGGGGTGGGAATTCCCTCTGCTGTTGCTCCCATGTATTCTGCAATATCCTAGTATTCAGCCACTGTCTTCTTCTCTCTCAAGTGACAATTGCTTATGTAGCTCAATAACTTTTATCCTctactggtttgtttttttttgtttggctgtACCAAGTGGCTTactgggatcttagctccccaaccagggatttaacccatgcCTTTGGAAGTGAAAAGTGCAGAaacctaaccactgggctgccagaaaAGTGAAGCCAAAATGTGCATTATCTCAGAATCTCCCTGACCACACCAATATACTTGCTGCTTCATGTAGTTTTGGAgaagctgttttttgtttttgttttttgtttttttttccctcatagcTTCCAGTTCTGTTCAGCTAGAAAAATTAGCTGTGCTCAGGTGGGAGCTGTTCAGTAATGTGTTGGTAATATAGAGATTAGTTAATCAGCCATGATTTATTAATGATGAATTAATTATACCTGATTATGCAGTTCTGCTAGCTAAATGGAGCTTTAAAGGAGTTATTTTATTAATCATCATGGTGCTAATTGCAGGCACTTACAGAAGTATCACTAATTAAACATGCAACCATGTGCAGAACAAGTTGAGCTGCTGAGACCTGCAATAATAAGAAACCCTGACTTTTAGGGGAgccaaaagaaattttattttatgcagtATTAGGGAGTTGGCTTGGCAATGTTAATCATTCACTGCAAATTAATAGTGTAATTTTTCTTAGCAGGAATTGATCCTTATATCAAAAAATATATAGCGctctgcatgcatgtgtgctaagtcgcttcagttgtgtctgatcctatggactatagcctgctagactcctctgtccatgggattctccaagcaagaatactggaatgggttgtcatgccctcctcataCAGCACTCTAGTGAGATTCTAATAAAGGGAAAGGTTGTTGTTCAATCCtatattctctttatttatttgttttattttttgactgtggtGGATCTTTgtcggctttctctagttgcagtgagtggggcctacatttcattgcagtgtgtggggttcttattgtggtggcttctcttgtggagcacaggctctaggcacacaggttcagtagttgaagtgcttgggcttagttgctctgcaacatgtgagatctccccagaccagagatcgccctgcattgcagggcgtattcttaaccactggaccaccagggaaggccctataTTCTCTTTTATACATATGCAGGATGGTCTTTGCTGAACAGGAAGCTTTGACTGATGGGATGTGACTCACAGCAGGGAAAGTCAAAACCACACACCAGCCCTTTGTATCAGAGAGCATCAGGTGAGTTCAAGACTGTGACCTCTTGGAGGCCAAGAACACTGGTGTATTCAATCACAATAAGAGGATTCACAGCCTGTTCtattggagcagagaaaggaatGAGACTGTCCAGTTGAAGGGGCATGTGG
This portion of the Capra hircus breed San Clemente chromosome 28, ASM170441v1, whole genome shotgun sequence genome encodes:
- the PBLD gene encoding phenazine biosynthesis-like domain-containing protein isoform X2 gives rise to the protein MKLPIFIADAFATKAFCGNPAAVCLLENKLDEDLHQKIAKEMNLSETAFIRKLHPNDNFTQSSCFGLRWFTPQNEVPLCGHATLASAAVLFHKIKNVNSTLTFVTMSGELKARKEEDGIVLDLPLYPAHPQKLHEVKDLIKTAIGDTLVQDVRYSPDTKKLLVRLSDTYNRSFLESLTVNTENLLQVETTGKVKGLILTLKGEPGGQTQAFDFYSRYFAPWYGVAEDPVTAFQCSSRGGELIISLRSDGRVDIKGGAALVLEGTLMA
- the PBLD gene encoding phenazine biosynthesis-like domain-containing protein isoform X1, with the translated sequence MKLPIFIADAFATKAFCGNPAAVCLLENKLDEDLHQKIAKEMNLSETAFIRKLHPNDNFTQSSCFGLRWFTPQNEVPLCGHATLASAAVLFHKIKNVNSTLTFVTMSGELKARKEEDGIVLDLPLYPAHPQKLHEVKDLIKTAIGDTLVQDVRYSPDTKKLLVRLSDTYNRSFLESLTVNTENLLQVETTGKVKGLILTLKGEPGGQTQAFDFYSRYFAPWYGVAEDPVTGSAHTVLSSYWSEQLGKKDLHAFQCSSRGGELIISLRSDGRVDIKGGAALVLEGTLMA
- the PBLD gene encoding phenazine biosynthesis-like domain-containing protein isoform X3; the protein is MKLPIFIADAFATKAFCGNPAAVCLLENKLDEDLHQKIAKEMNLSETAFIRKLHPNDNFTQKNVNSTLTFVTMSGELKARKEEDGIVLDLPLYPAHPQKLHEVKDLIKTAIGDTLVQDVRYSPDTKKLLVRLSDTYNRSFLESLTVNTENLLQVETTGKVKGLILTLKGEPGGQTQAFDFYSRYFAPWYGVAEDPVTGSAHTVLSSYWSEQLGKKDLHAFQCSSRGGELIISLRSDGRVDIKGGAALVLEGTLMA